Sequence from the Spirochaetota bacterium genome:
AAGATCCATATCTGGATCAAAAAGTGCGCGAAACCATTAGTAAGGAAAAACGTAATGCGGAATGGGTTTTGAATGATATCACATTACAACTGATTCAGAGCTTAAAATCAATTGAAGATGAATATTTACGTGAGCGGATTATCGATATCTCAGATATTAACAAGCGACTTATTAATAATTTGCAAAAAACACACGATGAATCCCTGGCAGATTTAAAAGAAGAAGTTATTGTAGTAGCTACTGACCTGACACCATCTGATACGGCAATGATGAATAAAAAATATGTATTGGGTTTCATAACCGACCGTGGCGGCAGAACTTCCCATACAGCAATAATGGCACGTGCACTGGAAATCCCCGCAATAGTTGGTTCTCAGGTTGGTACTTCTCTTATAAAGCATGGTGATATTATCATTCTGGACGCTATACACGGGAAAATAATTGTTAACCCATCCAAAGATGAAATCAGTGAATATGAAAAATACCGTGAAGATTTAAAACAGCTTGAAAATGAATTAGCCGCTATAATTGAACTTCCTTCACATACTCTTGATAATGAAACTATATATATCTATGGCAATATAGAAATCCCCGACGAAATGAATATTATACGGGATCACGGTGCACAGGGTATTGGACTTTTTAGATCAGAATTTTTGTTTCTGGATAAGTCCTTACCTGATGAAGAAAAACAGTTTGAAGAATATAAAAAGGTTGTTGAATTTTTTAACCCCCACCCTGTTACCATCCGTACACTTGATATAGGTGGCGATAAGATTTATGCCTTTACCAAGCAATATAAAGAGCGAAACCCATTCCTGGGATGTAGAGCCATACGATTTAGCCTTGAAAACGAATTTTTATTCAGGCCACAACTCAGAGCAATACTACGGGCTTCTGCGTTTGGCAATGTTAAACTAATGTTTCCCATGATATCGTCTGTTGAGGAGCTTCTCAAAGCAAAATCAATTTTATATGAAGAGATGGAAAATCTTCAAAAATTGGGCATACCTTTCAATCAAAATTTACCTGTTGGCATAATGATTGAGGTCCCTTCAACAGCAATAAACGTTGATATATTCTGTAAATATTGTGATTTCTTTTCAGTGGGAACCAATGACCTGGTTCAATACACATTAGCTGTTGACCGCATCAGTGAAAAAATAGCATATCTTTATAACCCGCTGAATCTTGCTGTGTTACGGCTTTTAAAATTAATTGCTGATGTAGCATATCAAAACTCTATCTCTCTTTCAATATGCGGTGAAATGGCAGGTGAACCAAAATATACCATGCTTTTACTTGGTTTGGGGTACCGACAATTATCAATGAGTTCAGCATTCATGTATCAGATAAAACGTATCATACGTTCTGTTACCATTGAGGAATGCAGGGACATGGTTAATAATCTGATGCAACTGGATAATACCTATGACATAGAAAATGCAATGATGGAAGTATTAAACAAAAAATTTCCCAATATGTTTTTCAAATAATTCACTCATCATGAAACTATATCATGAATTAGCCGAATATTATTTTACTATAGAGAAGTTTCATAGGGATATTAATGACGATATAAATCTTATTAAAGAACTTGCCTCAAACATACCAAATCCTGTTTTACTTGATTTAGGCTGTGGAACAGGTGAACACCTGAATGAATTATCTAAATGTGGGTTTACCTGTACCGGTTTAGATAACAGCAAAAATATGCTAACTCATGCTAAACTTCGATTCCCTAATGCTGCTAATTTTATTTTTTCAGATATCACAAACTTTGACTTTTTTGAAGATTTTGATATAATCATTTCTTTATTTGGTTCATTTGATTATATGATACATGATGAAGACGTTGACAAGGTTTTATGGAATACATGGCGAGCTTTAAAAAATAATGGTTTTGGTCTTTTTGAAATATGGAATGCAATACCCGTCAGGGAAATTAAGGAAAAGCCATTAACAAAAGTATCAAGTGTTACTTATAAAAACCTGACAATTAAACGGGAACGTGGCTTTACTCTCATACCTGATAGTGATAAAACAATTGCTGAGGTAGACTATAGATATACAATTTCAGATGGTAATGCAACACGACATGTAAAAGATAAACATATCATGCGTGCCTTTTTTAAAGAAGAGATAGAAGAATTTTTACACAATAATGGGTTTAAAATTGTTGCTATATATGCCAATTCTAAAAAAGAACCATTTATAAAAACATCTAATAAGCTTTTAATTCATTTTGAAAAAAATTAAAAAAAATTATCCATGACCATTTAATAGCCATGGATAATAATTACTATGCACAAAATATTGATTTCATCATCTATGTATAATTGTGTTTGGTCAATAATCCATTGCTCATATCTGAAATTACAGATTCCCGTACAGTATCTTTCCATTGTTCATTAAGTTTTTCGGTCTTTTGCCTGTCCTTAAAGAATTTTTCAGGTTCTTCCAATGATAAAAACAGCACTTCTTCCATGCTGGTAACCGGATGGAATATAAGCTGTTTACGAACATATTCAGGTATCTTTTCCAGATCTTTTTCGTTATCCTTGGGTATTATAATATGAGTAATTTGTGCACGATGTGCAGCCAGTACCTTTTCTTTTAATCCACCTATTGGAAGAACTTTACCACGTAAAGTTATTTCACCGGTCATTGCAA
This genomic interval carries:
- the ptsP gene encoding phosphoenolpyruvate--protein phosphotransferase, giving the protein MSKSIEGVIASPGIVVGKAYIYRGDNIIIPKYTITDDQVEKEIKRYDESLAKTKEEIKAIQSQIATSLSNDMADIFKSHLMVLEDPYLDQKVRETISKEKRNAEWVLNDITLQLIQSLKSIEDEYLRERIIDISDINKRLINNLQKTHDESLADLKEEVIVVATDLTPSDTAMMNKKYVLGFITDRGGRTSHTAIMARALEIPAIVGSQVGTSLIKHGDIIILDAIHGKIIVNPSKDEISEYEKYREDLKQLENELAAIIELPSHTLDNETIYIYGNIEIPDEMNIIRDHGAQGIGLFRSEFLFLDKSLPDEEKQFEEYKKVVEFFNPHPVTIRTLDIGGDKIYAFTKQYKERNPFLGCRAIRFSLENEFLFRPQLRAILRASAFGNVKLMFPMISSVEELLKAKSILYEEMENLQKLGIPFNQNLPVGIMIEVPSTAINVDIFCKYCDFFSVGTNDLVQYTLAVDRISEKIAYLYNPLNLAVLRLLKLIADVAYQNSISLSICGEMAGEPKYTMLLLGLGYRQLSMSSAFMYQIKRIIRSVTIEECRDMVNNLMQLDNTYDIENAMMEVLNKKFPNMFFK
- a CDS encoding class I SAM-dependent methyltransferase — protein: MKLYHELAEYYFTIEKFHRDINDDINLIKELASNIPNPVLLDLGCGTGEHLNELSKCGFTCTGLDNSKNMLTHAKLRFPNAANFIFSDITNFDFFEDFDIIISLFGSFDYMIHDEDVDKVLWNTWRALKNNGFGLFEIWNAIPVREIKEKPLTKVSSVTYKNLTIKRERGFTLIPDSDKTIAEVDYRYTISDGNATRHVKDKHIMRAFFKEEIEEFLHNNGFKIVAIYANSKKEPFIKTSNKLLIHFEKN